The Acidobacteriota bacterium genomic sequence AGGAGGCAGTCGCTCTTTGTCCAGGGGATGACGGCGCAGTCGTCTCCGATGCCGGTCAGGCCTTCGGGCAAATCGCGGTTGAACAACGGAGCGATGCGCCGGATCAGACCGAACTCGCCGAGATCGGAAATTTTCACGCCCTTCCCTTCATACCGACATCCTCGGAGATATCGCCGTTTCTGTCAAGCACAGCGGTTTGACGCATCGAGACGCCTTCTGATATCGTGAACCCGGCGCGAATCGATTCCACGGCAAGAAAGGAGTCCTCCATGCGTTTGATTCCCCTGTTTCCCTGGATTTCCGGAGCGGCGATCATTCTGATCGGCATTCCGCTCATCCTGGCCGCCGCAATCTCGCTTCCCAAGGAATCCGACGCCCAGCGCGCGGAGAGAATGCGCTGGTGGACGGAAGCCCGGTTCGGCATGTTCATCCACTGGGGGCTCTACGCCCTCCCGGCCCGCCACGAATGGGTCCAGAGTCGCGAGAAAATCAGCGCCGCCGCCTACGAAATCTATTTCCGGCACTTCGATCCCGACCTCTACGATCCCGCGGCCTGGGCGCGGGCGGCCCGCCGGGCCGGCATGAAGTATGTCGTCGTGACGACCAAGCACCACGACGGATTCTGCCTGTGGGACAGCCGGCTCACCGACTTCAAGGTCACGAACACGCCTTACGGCAAGGACCTGATCCGCCCCCTCGTCGAGGCCCTGCGGGCCGAAGGCCTCAAAGTCGGGTTTTATTATTCGCTTCTCGACTGGCATCATTCGGAATACCCGCCGGACAGGTTTCATCCGATGAGGGACGACGAGTCCTTCAAGGCCGCGGCTGCGGGCCGCGATATCCGGGTTTACGCCGACTATCTGCACGGTCAGGTGCGCGAGCTTCTGACGGACTTCGGCCGGATCGACAGCCTCTTTCTCGACTACTCGTTTCCCGACGGCCTTGACGGCAAGGGCCGGAAGGAATGGCAGTCCGAAAAACTGATCCGGGTGATCCGTGAGCTTCAGCCCGGGATCGTGGTCAACGACCGGCTCGACCTCCTCGACGTTCCCGGCGGCTTCGACTATCGGACGCCCGAGCAGTTCATGCCGAGAGAATGGGTTATGATGGACGGCCGCCGCGTTCCCTGGGAGACATGCCAGACCTTCAGCGGCTCCTGGGGCTATCACCGCGACGAATCCACATGGAAAAGCCTGCGCCAACTCGTCGTCATGCTGGCCGAGGTCGTGAGCAAGGGCGGGAATCTCCTGCTCAACGTCGGTCCCACGGGCCGGGGAACGTTCGATGCCCGGGCCATGGAAAGACTCGAAGGACTGGGGGAGTGGATGGCGCTTCACGACCAGGCGATCACCGGCTGCACTCAGGCGCCCGAGGAGTTCCCGACGCCGCCGAACGGTCTTTTGACCTACAATCCGGCTACGCGCCGTCTCTATCTCCATGTCCTCGAATGGCCCATGGGCGCGTTTCATCTCGACGGGTTCGCCGGAAAAGTCGCCTATGCCCAGCTTCTCAACGACGCCTCGGAAATCCGCTTTACCGAGACCGGCGAGGCGGCGGGATTTATGCCGGGGAAAAGGGAAGAGGCCGGACGGTCGACCTTGACTCTGCGCCTTCCCGTCCAGGCTCCGGACGTCGTTTTGCCGGTCATCGAGCTCTTTCTCAAGTGATGCCATGACGAGCCGTCGAAGGCGTTTCCGGGACAAGGTGATTGCGGGGATCGCCGCGGTTGCCGCCGGATTCGGAATTCTTGTCGTGTCCGCCGCCGTTCCCGGTTGCGGCGTGACGATGGATGACGAAGCCCGGATTCTCGAACTGGTCGAGCGCCTGCGCGCCTTGGCCGAAAACCGAGATACCGCGGCGATCATGGAACTCATTCACGAGGACTATGAGGATTTCCAGGGAAGAAACAGGGACAAAGCGCGGTCGTTTATCGAAGACCATTTCCGGAGATATCGCGGCATCGTCATCCATCTCCTCAAGGCCGAAGTGGGGGAGGAGGTCGAGGCGGAGATTCGGGAGGTCCGGATCGACGTCCTCCTGTCTTCGGGTATTGCCGAGACGCTGCGACGCGCGGTCCGCTTTGCCGGTGAAACCTATCGGATCGAGTTGACGGTTGTCCGCGATGTGCGGGATGAATGGCGGATCCTGGGCGCTTCCTGGCGGCCGGTCGCGTCGGATGACATGCTGCCGGGTTCCCTGGAGACGTTGAATGAACTTTTCCCCGACGTCATCCGTAATATCTTTTAAAGACGAAGGAGAAAGCCATGACCGAAGAATCCAAAGAAGAACCCAAAAAGGAAAAAACGCGCACCGAAGAGTTTAAGATCAAGGGCACCGAAATCCTCGAAAAAATCAAGGAGATCATCCGCCAGGGCAACGTGCGCCGGATCATCCTGAAAACGGAGGAGGGGAAAACTTTCCTCGAAATTCCGCTCACCGTCGGAATCGTCGGCGTGCTCATCGCCCCGGTCTGGGCGGCCATAGGCGCCGTCGCGGCCCTGGTCTCCAGCCTGACCATCGTCGTCGAAAAAGTCGAGGAGTAGCGCCCCCGGCGGCCGACGGCACCGCCGCCTGCCCACGGCGATTCCCCGGAATCGGATTCGCCGTAAGTCCTTTTGTTTTGGGTTGCACTTCCGCCTGTGATAAAGTGTTTCATCCGGAGTTGCCGGTGAACCTTATTCACAAAACGGAGGCGCGCCATGTCTCGAACCTGGGCGGTATTCTTTTGTATCGCGGCCTTGCTCGGAGCATTCCCGGCATGGAGCGAAACCGGCGGGGGAGAGGCTGATCCGGTGGCGAACCTGATGCCCGTACCGGAATCGGTGACGCGTCTTGACGGCCGCTTCCGCATCGACGAGACGTTTTCGATCGCAGGCGGCGGCGATGCGGCGGACAGGGCCGTTCGCGGCGCCGGACGGTTCATGTCCCGGCTGGCCGGCCGGACCGGGATCTTCTTCAAGCAGGATTTTCTCATTCCGTGGACCGGCAAGGACGCGCCGTCTTTCCGTTACGGCTATGAACGTCCAGGCCGCCTCGAACCGGGGGAGGACGAATCCTATGTCCTGGAGATTCTCCCCGACGGCATCCGTCTTGAAGCTCCGACCGACATCGGCGTCCTGAGGGGGTTCGAAACCCTCCTCCAGCTTCTCGCGGCTGACGAGAAGGGATACTACTTTCCCGCGATCCGGGTCGAGGACCGGCCGCGCTTCACCTGGCGCGGACTTTTGCTTGATCCGGGGCGGCATTTTCTGTCCGTGGGCGCCGTCAAGCGGAATCTGGACGGCATGGCCGCCGTCAAACTGAACGTCCTCCACTGGCACCTGACCGAGGACCAGGGCTTCCGCATCGAATGCCGGACCTTCCCCGGCCTTCACGAAAAAGGCTCGGACGGCCTGTATTACACGCAGGAGCAGGTCCGCGACATCATTGCCTACGCCGCCGACCGGGGCATCCGGGTGATGCCGGAATTCGACATCCCGGGCCATGCGACAAGCTGGTTTGTCGCCCATCCGGAATTGGCCTCGGCGCCCGGACCCTACGGCGTGGAACGGCGATTCGGCGTCTGGACGCCGGCTTTCAATCCCGCCGAAGAAAACGTCTATGCTTTCCTGGACAAGTTTTTCGCGGAAATGAGCGAACTCTTTCCCGACCCCTATCTGCACATCGGGGGAGATGAGGTCGACGGAAAAGCCTGGGACGCCAATCCCGGAATCCAGGCGTTCAAGAAAAAAATGGGCTTTGCGGACAACCATGCCCTGCAGGCCTATTTCAACACGAGAATCCTGGAGATTCTTGAGCGGCACGGGAAGATCATGGTCGGCTGGGACGAGATCTTCCTGCCCGATCTTCCCCAGGGGATTGTCATTCATTCCTGGCGCGGGCCGGATGCGCTGGCCGAGGCGGCCCGGAAAGGCTATCGGGGGATTCTTTCGCACGGATATTATATCGACCTCTGCCGGCCGGCCGAATTCCACTATCTCAACGACCCTCTGCCCGAAGGAAGCACGCTGACGGAAGAGGAAAAAGCCCGCGTGCTCGGCGGAGAAGCGACGATGTGGGGGGAACTCGTATCCGAAGAAACCGTGGACTCGCGGATCTGGCCGCGAACGGCGGCCATCGCCGAGAGATTGTGGTCGCCCGCTTCCGTCCGGGACGTCGAGGACATGTATCGGCGGCTCGAACATGCCGGGCTGCGATTGGAAGAGCACGGCCTCACCCATATCAAGAATCAGGACATGTTGTTGAGGCGGCTGGCCGGGCGCGCGGACATCCAACCGCTGAAGACGCTGGCTTCGGTGACGGAGCCGCTCAAGAGATACCAGCGCCATTCCCAGGGGATGACCTACACGACGCTTTCGCCCCTGACGCGGTTTGTCGACGCCTGCGCCCCGGAATCCATGACCGCCCGGGAATTCCGGCGCGATGTGGACTTGTTTCTCGAAAACCGCGACGACGATGCGGCTGGACGGATAACGGCCCGTCTCGCTCTCTGGAGAACCGTACCCCATTCGCTGCAGGAATATTTGGAGGCTTCGCCGTCCCTCCGGGAGATCGGCCCGCTCGCGGAGGCCCTGGCCGACGCGGCGTCCGTGGGACTCCAGGCGATGGAACGGCTCGAGAAACATCAAACACCCAGAGCGGCCTGGATCAAGGACAAGCTCGACCGGCTGGGTAAGGCCGCAGGACCGAAAGCCCATGCCGAACTGGCCGTCGTCTTCGGCATCGAAAAACTCCTCAAGGCACTTGAAAGAACACCCTGAAGTTGGCCGGATCCGGAAAAGACGGTTATAATTAATTTTGCCGAGCGCAGAGCTTAACCGGGATATCCGCGGATCGGCGGATGATACAAACTCACGGAATATGACATGAAACCGAGCCCGACGAAAAGACAGGCGCTTCTCATCAAGCTTCGATGGACCGCCGTGTTCTATTCCATCGCGGCCGGCGTTTTGAGCGCCGTTTACTTCGTCCTGCGGCAACGCTTCAAGGACGGATTCTGGGGTTTCGATTTCTACCTGACGAACAAGGCCTTTTCCATCGCCTCGCTCTTTTTGATCGGCCTGTCGATGGCCCTTTCGGGATTGCGGTATTTCGGGAAGGTCTCTCCGGAAAAATTCGCCCTGAGAAAACACCTGGGACTGGCCGGATTTTTCCTGGGTCTGGCGCACGGAGTCGCCTCCCACGTGCTGATCCCCGAAGAGTTCCCCTGGCCGGGCTGGGTTCTGGAAAATTTGTGGTCGTCTTTACCGGCTTTCGCGGCGCTTCTGGTTTTCACCCTGATGGCGATCGCTTCGAGCGCCAAAGTCAAAGGCCGGATGGGTGGCGAAAGATGGCGGTTGTTTCTCAGGTATGGAGGCTATGCAGCCCTGATCATGGTTGCCGCGCATGCCGGCATCCTCAAATGGGAAAGCTGGGTGAAGTACATGGGATCGTTTTCCTCCGTCCTGCCGTCCCTGAGCCTTCCGGCCGTCGTCTTCTGCTTTTTTGTTGTGGTTCTGAGACTGGCGATGGCTTACAGCAAACGAAGGCGGAATCTTCGAAAAGGAGGATCTTATGGATGATCATCGAGAACGCACCGATGACGGCATGTTGGGGATCAACCGACGCCGATTCCTGGG encodes the following:
- a CDS encoding alpha-L-fucosidase; the encoded protein is MRLIPLFPWISGAAIILIGIPLILAAAISLPKESDAQRAERMRWWTEARFGMFIHWGLYALPARHEWVQSREKISAAAYEIYFRHFDPDLYDPAAWARAARRAGMKYVVVTTKHHDGFCLWDSRLTDFKVTNTPYGKDLIRPLVEALRAEGLKVGFYYSLLDWHHSEYPPDRFHPMRDDESFKAAAAGRDIRVYADYLHGQVRELLTDFGRIDSLFLDYSFPDGLDGKGRKEWQSEKLIRVIRELQPGIVVNDRLDLLDVPGGFDYRTPEQFMPREWVMMDGRRVPWETCQTFSGSWGYHRDESTWKSLRQLVVMLAEVVSKGGNLLLNVGPTGRGTFDARAMERLEGLGEWMALHDQAITGCTQAPEEFPTPPNGLLTYNPATRRLYLHVLEWPMGAFHLDGFAGKVAYAQLLNDASEIRFTETGEAAGFMPGKREEAGRSTLTLRLPVQAPDVVLPVIELFLK
- a CDS encoding DUF4342 domain-containing protein, with the translated sequence MTEESKEEPKKEKTRTEEFKIKGTEILEKIKEIIRQGNVRRIILKTEEGKTFLEIPLTVGIVGVLIAPVWAAIGAVAALVSSLTIVVEKVEE
- a CDS encoding family 20 glycosylhydrolase; this encodes MSRTWAVFFCIAALLGAFPAWSETGGGEADPVANLMPVPESVTRLDGRFRIDETFSIAGGGDAADRAVRGAGRFMSRLAGRTGIFFKQDFLIPWTGKDAPSFRYGYERPGRLEPGEDESYVLEILPDGIRLEAPTDIGVLRGFETLLQLLAADEKGYYFPAIRVEDRPRFTWRGLLLDPGRHFLSVGAVKRNLDGMAAVKLNVLHWHLTEDQGFRIECRTFPGLHEKGSDGLYYTQEQVRDIIAYAADRGIRVMPEFDIPGHATSWFVAHPELASAPGPYGVERRFGVWTPAFNPAEENVYAFLDKFFAEMSELFPDPYLHIGGDEVDGKAWDANPGIQAFKKKMGFADNHALQAYFNTRILEILERHGKIMVGWDEIFLPDLPQGIVIHSWRGPDALAEAARKGYRGILSHGYYIDLCRPAEFHYLNDPLPEGSTLTEEEKARVLGGEATMWGELVSEETVDSRIWPRTAAIAERLWSPASVRDVEDMYRRLEHAGLRLEEHGLTHIKNQDMLLRRLAGRADIQPLKTLASVTEPLKRYQRHSQGMTYTTLSPLTRFVDACAPESMTAREFRRDVDLFLENRDDDAAGRITARLALWRTVPHSLQEYLEASPSLREIGPLAEALADAASVGLQAMERLEKHQTPRAAWIKDKLDRLGKAAGPKAHAELAVVFGIEKLLKALERTP